The following are encoded together in the Prionailurus viverrinus isolate Anna chromosome B3, UM_Priviv_1.0, whole genome shotgun sequence genome:
- the PPP4R3A gene encoding serine/threonine-protein phosphatase 4 regulatory subunit 3A isoform X2 → MTDTRRRVKVYTLNEDRQWDDRGTGHVSSGYVERLKGMSLLVRAESDGSLLLESKINPNTAYQKQQDTLIVWSEAENYDLALSFQEKAGCDEIWEKICQVQGKDPSVDITQDLVDESEEERFDDMSSPGLELPSCELSRLEEIAELVASSLPSPLRREKLALALENEGYIKKLLELFHVCEDLENIEGLHHLYEIIKGIFLLNRTALFEVMFSEECIMDVIGCLEYDPALSQPRKHREFLTKTAKFKEVIPISDPELKQKIHQTYRVQYIQDMVLPTPSVFEENMLSTLHSFIFFNKVEIVGMLQEDEKFLTDLFAQLTDEATDEEKRQELVNFLKEFCAFSQTLQPQNRDAFFKTLSNMGILPALEVILGMDDTQVRSAATDIFSYLVEYNPSMVREFVMQEAQQNDDDILLINLIIEHMICDTDPELGGAVQLMGLLRTLVDPENMLATANKTEKTEFLGFFYKHCMHVLTAPLLANTTEDKPSKDDFQTAQLLALVLELLTFCVEHHTYHIKNYIINKDILRRVLVLMASKHAFLALCALRFKRKIIGLKDEFYNRYIMKSFLFEPVVKAFLNNGSRYNLMNSAIIEMFEFIRVEDIKSLTAHVIENYWKALEDVDYVQTFKGLKLRFEQQRERQDNPKLDSMRSILRNHRYRRDARTLEDEEEMWFNTDEDDMEDGEAVVSPSDKTKNDDDIMDPISKFMERKKLKESEEKEVLLKTNLSGRQSPSFKLSLSSGTKTNLTSQSPAANLPGSPGSPGSPGSPGSPGSVPKSTSQTAAITTKGGLVGLVDYPDDDEDDDEDEDKEDTLPLSKKAKFES, encoded by the exons gTTCTCTGCTTTTAGAGTCCAAAATAAATCCTAACACCGCATATCAGAAACAACAG gaTACTTTGATTGTGTGGTCTGAAGCAGAAAATTATGACTTGGCCCTTAGCTTTCAAGAAAAAGCTGGATGTGATGAgatttgggagaaaatatgtcAG GTTCAAGGAAAGGACCCTTCAGTGGATATCACTCAGGATCTCGTAGATGAATCTGAAGAGGAGCGTTTTGATGATATGTCATCACCGGGTTTAGAATTGCCATCTTGTGAATTAAGTCGCCTTGAGGAAATTGCAGAACTTGTGGCATCATCTTTACCTTCCCCCCTGCGTCGTGAAAAACTTGCACTAGCACTGGAAAATGAGGGTTATATTAAAAAGCTCTTAGAGCTTTTTCATGTGTGTGAggatttggaaaatattgaagGACTGCACCACTTGTATGAAATTATCAAAGGCATCTTCCTCTTGAATCGAACTGCTCTTTTCGAAGTTATGTTTTCTGAGGAATGTATAATGGACGTCATTGGATGCTTAGAATATGATCCTGCTTTATCACAACCACGAAAACACAGGGAATTTCTGACAAAAACAGCCAAGTTTAAGGAAGTGATTCCCATATCTGATcctgagctgaaacaaaaaaTTCATCAGACATACAGAGTTCAGTACATCCAAGATATGGTTCTACCTACCCCTTCAGTCTTTGAAGAAAATATGTTATCAACACTTCACTCCTTTATCTTTTTCAATAAGGTAGAAATTGTTGGTATGTTACAG gaagatgaaaaatttctgaCAGATTTGTTTGCACAACTAACAGATGAAGcaacagatgaggaaaagagacaggaatTG gttaactttttaaaagaattttgtgCATTTTCCCAAACGCTTCAACCTCAAAACAGAGATGCTTTTTTCAAGACTTTGTCAAACATGGGCATATTACCAGCTTTAGAAGTCATCCTT GGCATGGATGATACACAGGTGCGAAGTGCTGCTACTGATATATTCTCATACTTGGTTGAATATAATCCATCCATGGTACGAGAGTTTGTCATGCAGGAGGCACAACAGAATGATGAT GATATTTTGCTCATCAACCTCATTATAGAACATATGATTTGTGATACAGACCCTGAACTTGGAGGAGCAGTCCAACTTATGGGCCTGCTTCGAACTTTAGTTGACCCAGAGAACATGCTAGCTACTGCCAAT aaaacagagaagactGAGTTTCTGGGTTTCTTTTATAAGCACTGTATGCATGTCCTCACTGCTCCTTTACTGGCAAATACAACAGAAGACAAACCCAGCAAAG atgatTTTCAGACTGCCCAGTTGTTGGCACTTGTACTGgagttgttaacattttgtgtGGAGCACCATACCTACCACATAAAGAACTACATAATTAATAAGGACATCCTCCGGAGAGTGCTAGTTCTTATGGCCTCGAAGCATGCTTTCTTGGCATTAT GTGCTCTTCGTTTTAAGAGAAAGATTATTGGATTAAAAGATGAGTTTTACAACCGCTACATAATGAAAAGTTTTTTGTTCGAGCCAGTTGTCAAAGCGTTTCTCAACAACGGATCCCGCTACAATCTGATGAACTCTGCCATTATAGAGATGTTTGAATTTATTAGAGTG GAAGATATAAAATCATTAACTGCTCATGTAATTGAAAATTACTGGAAAGCGCTGGAAGACGTAGATTATGTACAGACATTTAAAGGATTAAAACTGAGATTTGAACAACAAAGAGAAAGGCAAGATAATCCCAAACTTGACAG CATGCGGTCCATTTTGAGGAATCACAGGTATCGAAGAGACGCCAGAACACTAGAAGACGAAGAGGAGATGTGGTTTAACACTGATGAGGATGACATGGAAGATGGTGAAGCTGTCGTGTCTCCATCTGACAAAACTAAAAACGATGATGATATTATGGATCCAATAAGTAAAttcatggaaaggaagaaat taAAAGAAAGTGAGGAAAAAGAGGTGCTTCTGAAAACGAATCTTTCTGGTCGGCAGAGCCCAAGTTTCAAGCTTTCCCTCTCTAGTGGAACAAAAACTAATCTCACCAGCCAGTCACCTGCAGCAAATCTGCCTGGTTCGCCGGGATCCCCGGGATCCCCAGGATCTCCAGGCTCTCCTGGATCTGTCCCTAAAAGTACATCTCAGACGGCAGCTATTACTACCAAG GGAGGCCTCGTGGGTCTGGTAGATTATCCTGATGATGATGAAGACGATGATGAGGATGAAGACAAGGAAGACACGCTACCGTTGTCAAAGAAAGCAAAGTTTGAGTCCTAA
- the PPP4R3A gene encoding serine/threonine-protein phosphatase 4 regulatory subunit 3A isoform X1, with translation MTDTRRRVKVYTLNEDRQWDDRGTGHVSSGYVERLKGMSLLVRAESDGSLLLESKINPNTAYQKQQDTLIVWSEAENYDLALSFQEKAGCDEIWEKICQVQGKDPSVDITQDLVDESEEERFDDMSSPGLELPSCELSRLEEIAELVASSLPSPLRREKLALALENEGYIKKLLELFHVCEDLENIEGLHHLYEIIKGIFLLNRTALFEVMFSEECIMDVIGCLEYDPALSQPRKHREFLTKTAKFKEVIPISDPELKQKIHQTYRVQYIQDMVLPTPSVFEENMLSTLHSFIFFNKVEIVGMLQEDEKFLTDLFAQLTDEATDEEKRQELVNFLKEFCAFSQTLQPQNRDAFFKTLSNMGILPALEVILGMDDTQVRSAATDIFSYLVEYNPSMVREFVMQEAQQNDDVSKKLTEQKITNKDILLINLIIEHMICDTDPELGGAVQLMGLLRTLVDPENMLATANKTEKTEFLGFFYKHCMHVLTAPLLANTTEDKPSKDDFQTAQLLALVLELLTFCVEHHTYHIKNYIINKDILRRVLVLMASKHAFLALCALRFKRKIIGLKDEFYNRYIMKSFLFEPVVKAFLNNGSRYNLMNSAIIEMFEFIRVEDIKSLTAHVIENYWKALEDVDYVQTFKGLKLRFEQQRERQDNPKLDSMRSILRNHRYRRDARTLEDEEEMWFNTDEDDMEDGEAVVSPSDKTKNDDDIMDPISKFMERKKLKESEEKEVLLKTNLSGRQSPSFKLSLSSGTKTNLTSQSPAANLPGSPGSPGSPGSPGSPGSVPKSTSQTAAITTKGGLVGLVDYPDDDEDDDEDEDKEDTLPLSKKAKFES, from the exons gTTCTCTGCTTTTAGAGTCCAAAATAAATCCTAACACCGCATATCAGAAACAACAG gaTACTTTGATTGTGTGGTCTGAAGCAGAAAATTATGACTTGGCCCTTAGCTTTCAAGAAAAAGCTGGATGTGATGAgatttgggagaaaatatgtcAG GTTCAAGGAAAGGACCCTTCAGTGGATATCACTCAGGATCTCGTAGATGAATCTGAAGAGGAGCGTTTTGATGATATGTCATCACCGGGTTTAGAATTGCCATCTTGTGAATTAAGTCGCCTTGAGGAAATTGCAGAACTTGTGGCATCATCTTTACCTTCCCCCCTGCGTCGTGAAAAACTTGCACTAGCACTGGAAAATGAGGGTTATATTAAAAAGCTCTTAGAGCTTTTTCATGTGTGTGAggatttggaaaatattgaagGACTGCACCACTTGTATGAAATTATCAAAGGCATCTTCCTCTTGAATCGAACTGCTCTTTTCGAAGTTATGTTTTCTGAGGAATGTATAATGGACGTCATTGGATGCTTAGAATATGATCCTGCTTTATCACAACCACGAAAACACAGGGAATTTCTGACAAAAACAGCCAAGTTTAAGGAAGTGATTCCCATATCTGATcctgagctgaaacaaaaaaTTCATCAGACATACAGAGTTCAGTACATCCAAGATATGGTTCTACCTACCCCTTCAGTCTTTGAAGAAAATATGTTATCAACACTTCACTCCTTTATCTTTTTCAATAAGGTAGAAATTGTTGGTATGTTACAG gaagatgaaaaatttctgaCAGATTTGTTTGCACAACTAACAGATGAAGcaacagatgaggaaaagagacaggaatTG gttaactttttaaaagaattttgtgCATTTTCCCAAACGCTTCAACCTCAAAACAGAGATGCTTTTTTCAAGACTTTGTCAAACATGGGCATATTACCAGCTTTAGAAGTCATCCTT GGCATGGATGATACACAGGTGCGAAGTGCTGCTACTGATATATTCTCATACTTGGTTGAATATAATCCATCCATGGTACGAGAGTTTGTCATGCAGGAGGCACAACAGAATGATGATGTAAGTAAGAAGTTAACAGAGCAAAAAATAACCAACAAG GATATTTTGCTCATCAACCTCATTATAGAACATATGATTTGTGATACAGACCCTGAACTTGGAGGAGCAGTCCAACTTATGGGCCTGCTTCGAACTTTAGTTGACCCAGAGAACATGCTAGCTACTGCCAAT aaaacagagaagactGAGTTTCTGGGTTTCTTTTATAAGCACTGTATGCATGTCCTCACTGCTCCTTTACTGGCAAATACAACAGAAGACAAACCCAGCAAAG atgatTTTCAGACTGCCCAGTTGTTGGCACTTGTACTGgagttgttaacattttgtgtGGAGCACCATACCTACCACATAAAGAACTACATAATTAATAAGGACATCCTCCGGAGAGTGCTAGTTCTTATGGCCTCGAAGCATGCTTTCTTGGCATTAT GTGCTCTTCGTTTTAAGAGAAAGATTATTGGATTAAAAGATGAGTTTTACAACCGCTACATAATGAAAAGTTTTTTGTTCGAGCCAGTTGTCAAAGCGTTTCTCAACAACGGATCCCGCTACAATCTGATGAACTCTGCCATTATAGAGATGTTTGAATTTATTAGAGTG GAAGATATAAAATCATTAACTGCTCATGTAATTGAAAATTACTGGAAAGCGCTGGAAGACGTAGATTATGTACAGACATTTAAAGGATTAAAACTGAGATTTGAACAACAAAGAGAAAGGCAAGATAATCCCAAACTTGACAG CATGCGGTCCATTTTGAGGAATCACAGGTATCGAAGAGACGCCAGAACACTAGAAGACGAAGAGGAGATGTGGTTTAACACTGATGAGGATGACATGGAAGATGGTGAAGCTGTCGTGTCTCCATCTGACAAAACTAAAAACGATGATGATATTATGGATCCAATAAGTAAAttcatggaaaggaagaaat taAAAGAAAGTGAGGAAAAAGAGGTGCTTCTGAAAACGAATCTTTCTGGTCGGCAGAGCCCAAGTTTCAAGCTTTCCCTCTCTAGTGGAACAAAAACTAATCTCACCAGCCAGTCACCTGCAGCAAATCTGCCTGGTTCGCCGGGATCCCCGGGATCCCCAGGATCTCCAGGCTCTCCTGGATCTGTCCCTAAAAGTACATCTCAGACGGCAGCTATTACTACCAAG GGAGGCCTCGTGGGTCTGGTAGATTATCCTGATGATGATGAAGACGATGATGAGGATGAAGACAAGGAAGACACGCTACCGTTGTCAAAGAAAGCAAAGTTTGAGTCCTAA